The sequence AGCGGCGGTCGTGGTTCAGGCCACGCGGCCCGAGTTCAGAGTGCTGCAGTGCAACACCCCCCGCTGACTTGATCGGGTAGATGTACAGGGCGCGGACGGTTGGGGGGCTGGGAGTGGGAGGCGGCGTGGTCATGAAGGGGGCCTTGTGAAGATCAGGTGGAGGGAACTCCCGAGCGTGCCTGCCGGTTCAGGCGCTCCAAAGCTGCGCTGCCCATTCTGTCGCAAGGAATGCTGGGCTGCCACCCCGTTCCGAGTCCCCACAGCACCTCTTCGGGGCGCAGCGTGCCGTCAATGGTCTCCCGAGAAGCTGGCTGCAGTCCTGTTCGCCGGCCAGGGACCGGGCATACCTGGAAACGGGCATCTTCGCGTCAGGAGGCCACCTGACCGGCCGGTGCTAGCTTGACGGCATGGACGAAAGCCTGCCCGAGTTGCTGGCCGAGCTGGTACGCCGGAACTCCGTGAATCCAGCGCTGGTCCCTGACGGAGCCGGCGAAGTCGAGATCGCCGGTTTTGTGCTCGCCTGGCTGACGCGGCACGGTATTCCGGCAGAGCTGGATCTGGCCGCGCCGGGCCGGCCCAGCGTGATTGCGCGGGTCAGGGGCAGCGGTGGAGGTCAGACGCTGCTGCTCAATGCCCACCTGGATACGGTGGGGCTGGCAGAGATGCCCGCGGCGCTGACGCCCACCATCCGCGGCGGAAGGATGTACGGGCGCGGCACCTACGACATGAAGGCGGGGCTGGCCGCCTGCCTGCTGGCCCTGCGGGACGCCCGGGGGATGACGCTGCGCGGCGACGTGATCCTGACCGCCGTGGCCGACGAGGAGCACGCGAGCATCGGTACGCAGTCGGTGCTGAAGAAGGTGCGGGCCGACGCCGCCATCGTCACCGAGCCCACAGGCTTGCAGCTGTGCGTGGCCCACAAGGGCTTTACCTGGCACGAGCTCACCACCCGGGGACACGCCGCCCACGGCTCGCGCCCGGATCTGGGGCAGGACGCCATTGCCCACATGGGCCGGGTGCTCGTGGAGCTCGAAGCGCTGGGACGCGAGCTGACGTTG is a genomic window of Deinococcus aerophilus containing:
- a CDS encoding M20/M25/M40 family metallo-hydrolase — encoded protein: MDESLPELLAELVRRNSVNPALVPDGAGEVEIAGFVLAWLTRHGIPAELDLAAPGRPSVIARVRGSGGGQTLLLNAHLDTVGLAEMPAALTPTIRGGRMYGRGTYDMKAGLAACLLALRDARGMTLRGDVILTAVADEEHASIGTQSVLKKVRADAAIVTEPTGLQLCVAHKGFTWHELTTRGHAAHGSRPDLGQDAIAHMGRVLVELEALGRELTLCSAHPLLGHGSLHASLISGGQELSSYPERCTLHLERRTLPGETPQDVEAELDRLLRRLEADPGFRAEHRLLLTREPLSVPADAPIVGLLSRQAGRVLGQAPAQMGLSFWMDSALLAAAGIPTVVFGPSGAGAHASEEWVDLASAEQCHEILSATIAEFCA